A window from Negativicutes bacterium encodes these proteins:
- the pfkA gene encoding 6-phosphofructokinase, whose amino-acid sequence MLKRIGVLTSGGDSPGMNAATRAVVRVAISEGAEVWGIRNGYKGLLEEDLSKLNFRSVGDIIQRGGTFLGTARCNEFKTPEGRAKAVEVLNKYKIEGLVVIGGDGSLRGARQLADLGVAVVGLPGTIDNDIWGTDYTIGFDTACNTILDAINKLKDTASAHSRVIVLEVMGRKSGLLAVMTGIAGGAEKILIPEVKFDVNELSNQIKFSHAAGKWYSIIVLAEGAGSAVEIGKVIGEQTGLDTRVSVLGHIQRGGSPTAVDRINASLLGQKAATSILSGITNVMFGYEKGQIVSVDLIDAVRNKKVIDPVLYKLAEILSR is encoded by the coding sequence ATGCTAAAACGTATTGGAGTATTGACAAGTGGTGGCGATAGCCCGGGAATGAATGCAGCAACAAGAGCTGTAGTAAGAGTTGCAATTTCGGAAGGTGCAGAAGTATGGGGAATCCGTAATGGCTATAAAGGTTTACTGGAAGAAGATTTATCAAAGCTTAATTTTCGTTCAGTCGGTGATATTATTCAACGTGGTGGAACATTTTTAGGAACTGCCAGATGTAATGAATTTAAGACGCCAGAGGGCCGAGCGAAGGCAGTTGAGGTTTTAAATAAGTATAAAATTGAAGGGTTAGTTGTTATCGGTGGTGATGGAAGTCTAAGAGGAGCTAGACAATTGGCAGACCTAGGAGTCGCTGTTGTGGGCTTGCCGGGAACGATTGATAACGATATTTGGGGCACAGACTATACTATTGGTTTTGATACAGCTTGTAATACCATTCTTGATGCAATAAATAAACTCAAAGATACGGCGTCGGCTCATAGTAGGGTTATTGTACTAGAGGTTATGGGACGTAAATCAGGGTTATTAGCGGTAATGACCGGTATTGCCGGTGGTGCTGAGAAAATATTAATTCCTGAAGTTAAATTTGATGTCAATGAATTAAGCAATCAAATTAAGTTTTCTCACGCAGCGGGAAAATGGTATAGTATTATTGTTTTGGCAGAGGGCGCTGGCAGTGCCGTGGAAATTGGAAAGGTCATTGGTGAACAGACTGGATTAGATACTAGAGTATCGGTGTTGGGTCATATTCAAAGAGGCGGTTCACCGACTGCGGTGGATAGAATTAATGCCAGTCTATTAGGGCAAAAAGCAGCTACCTCAATATTGTCGGGAATTACCAATGTGATGTTTGGCTATGAAAAAGGGCAAATTGTTAGTGTTGACTTGATTGATGCAGTTCGTAATAAAAAAGTTATTGATCCTGTTTTATATAAACTAGCAGAAATATTATCGCGTTAA